A region from the Flavobacterium enshiense genome encodes:
- a CDS encoding single-stranded DNA-binding protein: protein MNGTLNKVILIGHLGDDVKMHYFEGGNCIGRFPLATNEVYINKTTGEKITSTEWHNLVVRNKAAEICEKYLSKGDKIYVEGRIKSRQWQAEDGTTKYTTEIQVTEFTFLNVKKETEQKQGGYSSQTNEPPIAPTGSEDMPF, encoded by the coding sequence ATGAACGGTACATTGAATAAAGTGATTTTAATAGGACATTTGGGTGACGATGTTAAAATGCACTATTTTGAAGGAGGGAATTGCATCGGACGATTTCCGTTAGCGACAAATGAAGTTTATATTAATAAAACTACAGGTGAAAAAATCACTTCTACCGAATGGCATAATTTAGTAGTGCGTAATAAAGCAGCCGAAATCTGTGAAAAGTATCTTTCCAAAGGTGATAAAATTTATGTGGAAGGCCGAATCAAATCGCGTCAGTGGCAGGCCGAAGATGGTACGACCAAATACACTACCGAAATACAAGTGACAGAGTTCACCTTTCTGAACGTCAAAAAAGAAACAGAACAAAAGCAAGGGGGTTATTCATCACAGACCAATGAGCCTCCAATTGCGCCGACCGGCAGCGAGGATATGCCGTTTTAA
- a CDS encoding DMT family transporter, which yields MESKQLKWILLAALSLIWGSSFILIKRGLVGLTPLQLGSLRMLFAASFLVIVGFNKIALIPLGKWKYIALTALMGTFIPAFLFALAQSEIDSSISAVLNSLTPLNTLILGILFFGMTFQRSQLMGVLIGLLGSSVLILSGAAHHPEQNYFYALFVVVATFCYATNVNLIKKYLSDVNPISITVGNFLVMVIPALIILISTGFFGELHKPEVRHSVMFIAILGIVGTGIANILFFRLIQITTPVFASSSAYLFPIVAIFWGFLDGETLTFAQIVGAGVILLGIYLSSKK from the coding sequence ATGGAATCAAAGCAACTGAAATGGATTTTACTGGCCGCACTTTCGCTTATCTGGGGAAGTTCATTCATTCTGATAAAACGAGGGCTTGTTGGTTTAACGCCGCTTCAGTTAGGTTCGCTGCGGATGTTATTTGCAGCGTCTTTTCTGGTTATTGTTGGATTTAATAAGATTGCCCTGATTCCTTTGGGTAAATGGAAGTACATTGCTTTGACCGCTTTAATGGGGACTTTTATCCCGGCATTCTTATTTGCTTTGGCGCAAAGCGAAATCGACAGTTCCATTAGTGCGGTTTTGAATTCCTTGACTCCGTTAAACACACTGATTCTGGGAATCCTGTTTTTTGGAATGACCTTCCAGCGCAGTCAGTTGATGGGAGTGTTGATTGGTTTGTTAGGTAGTTCGGTGCTGATTTTAAGCGGGGCGGCGCATCACCCAGAGCAAAATTATTTTTATGCGCTTTTTGTGGTAGTAGCTACATTTTGTTATGCCACCAATGTGAACCTGATAAAAAAATATTTGTCAGACGTTAATCCGATAAGTATTACGGTTGGTAATTTTCTGGTAATGGTCATTCCGGCTTTAATTATTTTGATTTCTACGGGATTTTTTGGTGAACTTCACAAGCCGGAAGTGCGGCATTCTGTTATGTTCATTGCGATTTTGGGGATAGTAGGCACTGGGATTGCTAATATTTTGTTCTTCAGACTGATCCAGATTACCACTCCGGTATTTGCTTCGTCATCAGCCTATCTGTTTCCGATTGTGGCCATTTTTTGGGGATTTCTGGATGGGGAAACCTTAACGTTTGCTCAGATTGTCGGAGCGGGAGTGATTTTGCTTGGGATTTATCTTTCTTCTAAGAAATAG
- a CDS encoding M16 family metallopeptidase: protein MKKYIYIAASLFLAISMQAQDRPQPKPGPSPTINVGKPSTFTLKNGLKVLVVENHKLPRVSYSLTIDYPPYAEGDKKGVSDLTSSMIGKGTEKMSKDAFNEEVDFLGANINFNSNGAFASGLSKYSGRIMELMADGLLNPVFTQTELDKEKEKMLENLKSEEKSVSAVAGRVEDVLAFGKTHPAGEYLSETTIKNVTLNDVNQNYNTYFVPGNAYLVIVGDVKLKDVKKMVEKQFGPWEKAVVPALTYPDPKNVQYSQINFVDMPNAVQSEIALVNTETLKMTDKEYFAGILANQILGGGGEGRLFMNLREKHGWTYGAYSSLGTGRYVSKFRSGASVRNAVTDSAVVEFMNELKKIRTESVSADELKIAKAKYIGNFVMQIQKPATIARYALNTETEKLPADFYENYIKNINAVTAEDIKAVANKYFLADNTRIVVVGKAADVLPSLEKMSAKQKLPIQFFDKFGNPVEKPKVNIPIPAGVTSKTVLNNYIKAIGGEKAVKAVKSVATVSSGTVQGTPVELTTKVTSDNKMCVEMKAMGMSMMKQVVGDKSGYRVSQGQRKDLTPEEFKEQKQGAAPFEEMNLANNPNAKLEGIETMNENDVYVIKEGKTTYYYDVKTGLKTAEAKEMEQMGQKMTQTTYYSDYKEVKGIKFPHTTDMNVGVEIKLMTTEVKINEGVTAEDFK, encoded by the coding sequence ATGAAAAAATATATTTATATAGCAGCAAGTTTATTTTTAGCAATATCCATGCAAGCACAAGACAGACCACAACCAAAACCGGGACCATCTCCAACCATCAACGTTGGAAAACCTAGCACTTTTACCTTAAAAAACGGCTTAAAAGTATTGGTTGTTGAAAACCACAAACTTCCCCGCGTAAGCTACAGCCTTACTATCGACTACCCGCCTTATGCGGAAGGCGACAAAAAAGGCGTATCTGATTTAACAAGCTCCATGATTGGTAAAGGAACCGAAAAAATGTCGAAAGACGCTTTTAACGAAGAAGTAGATTTCTTAGGCGCCAACATCAATTTCAACTCAAATGGTGCTTTCGCAAGCGGATTGTCTAAATATTCAGGGAGAATCATGGAATTAATGGCCGATGGTTTATTGAATCCTGTTTTCACTCAGACTGAGTTAGACAAAGAAAAAGAAAAAATGCTCGAGAACCTTAAGTCGGAAGAAAAAAGCGTTTCAGCAGTTGCAGGTCGTGTGGAAGACGTTCTGGCTTTCGGAAAAACACATCCAGCCGGAGAATATTTAAGCGAGACTACCATCAAAAACGTTACTTTAAACGACGTTAACCAAAACTACAACACCTATTTCGTACCAGGAAACGCTTATCTAGTAATCGTTGGTGATGTAAAACTGAAAGACGTTAAAAAAATGGTTGAAAAGCAATTCGGCCCATGGGAAAAAGCAGTTGTTCCGGCATTAACGTATCCGGATCCTAAAAACGTTCAGTACAGTCAAATCAATTTCGTTGATATGCCTAATGCGGTTCAGTCTGAAATCGCTTTGGTAAATACTGAAACTTTAAAAATGACCGACAAAGAATATTTCGCAGGAATCTTAGCGAACCAAATCCTTGGCGGTGGCGGTGAAGGCCGTTTGTTCATGAACTTACGCGAAAAACACGGTTGGACTTACGGTGCCTATTCTTCATTAGGAACAGGAAGGTACGTATCGAAATTCCGCTCAGGGGCTTCAGTAAGAAATGCAGTTACAGACAGCGCTGTAGTGGAATTCATGAACGAATTGAAAAAAATCAGAACCGAATCAGTATCTGCTGACGAATTAAAAATCGCTAAAGCAAAATATATCGGAAACTTTGTAATGCAGATTCAAAAACCAGCCACCATCGCTCGTTATGCATTAAATACCGAAACAGAAAAATTACCGGCGGATTTCTACGAAAACTATATCAAGAACATCAACGCGGTAACTGCTGAAGACATCAAAGCTGTGGCTAACAAATATTTCTTAGCAGACAATACAAGAATTGTAGTTGTAGGAAAAGCAGCAGATGTACTTCCAAGCCTTGAAAAAATGAGTGCTAAGCAGAAATTACCAATTCAGTTTTTCGACAAATTCGGTAATCCGGTTGAAAAACCAAAAGTAAACATTCCAATTCCTGCAGGCGTTACATCTAAAACCGTTTTAAACAACTACATCAAAGCAATTGGTGGTGAAAAAGCAGTGAAAGCTGTAAAATCAGTAGCGACAGTTTCTTCAGGAACCGTTCAGGGAACACCTGTTGAATTAACAACTAAAGTGACTTCCGACAACAAAATGTGCGTTGAAATGAAAGCAATGGGCATGTCGATGATGAAACAGGTTGTTGGCGACAAATCAGGATACCGTGTTTCTCAAGGGCAAAGAAAAGACTTGACTCCAGAAGAATTCAAAGAACAAAAACAAGGTGCTGCTCCTTTTGAAGAAATGAATTTGGCTAACAATCCAAACGCTAAGCTTGAAGGCATCGAAACCATGAACGAAAACGACGTCTATGTAATCAAAGAAGGCAAAACAACATACTACTATGATGTTAAAACCGGCTTAAAAACAGCAGAAGCTAAAGAGATGGAGCAAATGGGTCAGAAAATGACACAAACCACTTACTACAGTGATTACAAAGAAGTGAAAGGAATCAAATTCCCTCATACAACTGACATGAATGTAGGTGTTGAAATCAAATTAATGACGACTGAAGTGAAAATCAACGAAGGCGTAACTGCTGAAGATTTCAAATAA
- the gldD gene encoding gliding motility lipoprotein GldD: MIKNKSIVLLFGVFVSLLSVGCQDETVPKPKSHLRLEYPSAKYNAFNFQGNCGYEFEVNEFSKVKTKGDCSMEIQYPKMKATVYLNYKTVNNNIDQLLRDAQKLTYEHVIKADDIAEQPFLNPEHKVYGMFYQVGGNAATNAQFYVTDSTRHFLVGSVYFYAKPNYDSILPAAAYIKNDMRKIMESVRWK, translated from the coding sequence ATGATAAAAAATAAGAGTATCGTTCTGTTGTTTGGGGTTTTTGTTTCTCTGCTGTCAGTGGGTTGTCAGGACGAAACGGTTCCAAAACCAAAAAGTCATTTGCGACTGGAGTACCCATCAGCAAAATACAATGCCTTTAATTTTCAAGGCAATTGTGGTTATGAATTTGAAGTGAATGAATTTTCAAAAGTAAAGACTAAAGGAGACTGCTCAATGGAGATTCAGTATCCTAAAATGAAAGCGACGGTCTATTTGAATTATAAAACCGTAAATAACAATATAGATCAGCTACTTCGAGATGCTCAGAAATTAACCTATGAGCACGTAATCAAAGCTGATGATATAGCCGAACAGCCATTTTTGAATCCGGAGCATAAAGTTTACGGAATGTTCTATCAGGTAGGAGGGAATGCGGCTACGAATGCGCAGTTTTATGTAACTGACAGTACGCGTCATTTCCTTGTTGGATCGGTTTATTTTTATGCAAAACCGAATTACGATTCCATACTTCCGGCTGCGGCCTATATCAAGAATGATATGCGAAAGATTATGGAAAGTGTGAGATGGAAATAA
- a CDS encoding heavy-metal-associated domain-containing protein gives MKFSKVTLMFALAALTFVSCKKEEKTAETTATETVAAAPKKEIAAQNLETANFQIEGMTCAMGCAATIEKKLTETEGVKEAKVDFDTKTATVSFDKTVNNQESLTKLVEAVADGKTYKVANFKKA, from the coding sequence ATGAAATTTTCAAAAGTAACCCTAATGTTTGCACTTGCGGCTTTAACATTTGTAAGCTGTAAAAAAGAAGAAAAAACAGCAGAAACCACTGCAACTGAAACTGTAGCTGCAGCACCTAAAAAAGAAATTGCTGCTCAAAATCTGGAAACAGCAAACTTTCAGATCGAAGGCATGACTTGTGCAATGGGCTGTGCTGCCACCATCGAGAAAAAATTAACTGAAACTGAAGGCGTGAAAGAAGCGAAAGTTGACTTCGATACCAAAACCGCCACCGTATCTTTTGACAAAACCGTAAACAATCAGGAATCGTTAACCAAATTAGTGGAAGCGGTTGCCGACGGTAAAACATATAAAGTAGCCAACTTTAAGAAGGCATAA